Proteins encoded together in one Luteibaculum oceani window:
- a CDS encoding DUF7935 family protein, whose product MDSWVLIIAITLPCLIIAGAALILVKRVADSKKEIEQIKWKVSAKQAIQPVRLQAYERLVILLERIRLNNLVLRVNTPGVSAQALQREMLKHIRTEFDHNISQQLYVSPQAWQLVKKAREQTVMIMNLASEKVQEGENAAKYSQLIIQLAGSEEYDAVDKAITLLRQEMNKQF is encoded by the coding sequence ATGGATAGCTGGGTACTGATAATTGCAATAACACTTCCTTGTTTAATTATAGCAGGGGCCGCTTTGATTCTCGTTAAACGGGTGGCCGACTCGAAAAAGGAAATTGAACAGATAAAATGGAAGGTTAGTGCCAAGCAAGCTATCCAACCAGTTCGTCTTCAAGCATACGAGCGCTTGGTAATACTGCTTGAGCGCATTCGTTTAAATAATTTGGTTTTACGGGTAAATACGCCAGGGGTGAGTGCTCAAGCTTTGCAGCGAGAAATGTTAAAGCATATTCGTACCGAATTCGACCACAATATCTCCCAACAGCTTTATGTGTCGCCACAGGCTTGGCAACTGGTTAAAAAGGCTAGAGAGCAAACCGTGATGATTATGAATTTAGCCTCCGAAAAAGTACAAGAGGGTGAAAATGCGGCAAAATATTCCCAGTTGATCATTCAGCTTGCTGGCAGCGAAGAGTACGACGCGGTGGATAAGGCTATTACCCTTTTACGGCAGGAGATGAATAAGCAGTTTTAG
- the meaB gene encoding methylmalonyl Co-A mutase-associated GTPase MeaB encodes MEKRLSAREKAIAKLKKSNSSDLNPSELVKKLVAGDLNTLSTAITLVESKLDKHKKIALEVLDRCIPHAGNAKRIGITGVPGVGKSSFLEAFGMYLVEQYQLKIAVLAIDPSSVSSGGSILGDKTRMEELSMHPNVFIRPSPTSNSLGGVARKTREALLLCEAAGYDVIFIETVGVGQSETTVKNLVDFFLLLMLSGAGDELQGIKRGIMEMADALVITKADGDNKNQALKAARSYKSAMHLLPPHPYNWTPKVDTCSSKEKEGLDRVWNIVSDYFDTATNKEFLQHLRAKQNITWFEQSLDDILKEEILSNGEIKSKYLDYKTQVEKGEKLPHIAAQELVKTILKN; translated from the coding sequence ATGGAGAAAAGATTATCGGCAAGGGAAAAGGCTATTGCCAAGCTAAAAAAAAGCAATAGCTCGGATTTAAACCCCAGTGAACTGGTTAAAAAATTGGTGGCTGGAGATTTAAATACCCTGTCTACAGCAATTACCCTTGTTGAGAGCAAGCTCGATAAACACAAAAAAATCGCACTAGAAGTTTTGGATCGCTGCATTCCGCATGCCGGAAATGCAAAACGAATTGGTATTACTGGGGTACCCGGAGTTGGTAAAAGCTCCTTTTTAGAGGCTTTTGGGATGTATTTGGTAGAACAATATCAATTGAAGATTGCGGTGCTTGCCATCGACCCTTCTAGTGTTAGTTCTGGAGGAAGCATTCTCGGGGACAAAACGAGAATGGAGGAACTAAGTATGCATCCAAATGTATTCATACGCCCCTCTCCTACTTCTAATAGCCTTGGTGGTGTAGCGCGTAAAACACGAGAAGCTCTTTTGCTCTGCGAGGCAGCTGGCTACGATGTGATTTTTATTGAAACGGTGGGAGTCGGTCAAAGCGAAACCACCGTTAAAAATTTGGTGGATTTTTTCCTACTACTCATGCTCTCTGGAGCGGGTGACGAACTGCAGGGCATTAAGCGAGGAATAATGGAGATGGCCGATGCCCTGGTAATAACGAAAGCAGATGGAGATAACAAAAACCAAGCGCTAAAAGCTGCCCGATCCTACAAAAGTGCTATGCATCTTCTCCCACCTCATCCATATAATTGGACCCCCAAAGTGGACACCTGTTCCTCGAAGGAAAAGGAAGGGTTGGACCGGGTTTGGAACATTGTCTCAGATTATTTCGATACAGCAACCAACAAAGAATTTCTCCAACACCTGCGAGCAAAACAGAATATAACTTGGTTTGAGCAAAGCTTGGATGACATACTTAAGGAAGAAATTCTTTCCAATGGAGAGATTAAGTCTAAGTATCTCGACTATAAAACCCAGGTTGAAAAGGGTGAAAAATTACCTCACATTGCAGCTCAAGAGCTGGTAAAAACCATTCTAAAAAACTAA
- a CDS encoding 5-formyltetrahydrofolate cyclo-ligase, which yields MDKQELRKKYKKLRLELTEKDHQFFSRGIENNLLPLMANFNVVHTFLPIAKLKEFDTFKLIENPKLNHIQWFTSIVNELGGLEHVDVWPKMEYVLDSWSIPIPLTKKEADLPKVELVLVPLLCIDKNGNRIGYGKGYYDGFLSTLSPTTQFCGISFFDPIEESINTEAHDIPLHMCVTPNQIINFKN from the coding sequence ATGGATAAACAAGAGCTGCGAAAAAAATACAAGAAGTTAAGGCTGGAACTAACGGAGAAAGACCACCAATTTTTTTCAAGAGGAATAGAGAATAATCTCTTACCCCTAATGGCTAATTTTAACGTAGTACACACCTTTCTTCCTATTGCCAAACTCAAGGAGTTCGACACATTTAAGCTCATTGAAAACCCAAAATTAAATCACATTCAATGGTTCACTTCCATTGTTAATGAGCTTGGTGGTCTTGAACATGTGGACGTTTGGCCCAAAATGGAGTATGTTTTAGACAGCTGGAGCATTCCCATTCCCTTAACCAAGAAAGAAGCAGACCTACCTAAGGTGGAACTAGTACTTGTTCCGCTGCTTTGCATTGATAAAAATGGTAATAGAATAGGATACGGCAAGGGCTACTACGACGGTTTTTTGTCTACGCTTTCTCCTACTACTCAATTTTGCGGCATCTCTTTTTTTGACCCCATTGAGGAAAGCATAAACACCGAAGCACATGATATTCCACTCCACATGTGTGTTACTCCTAACCAGATTATTAATTTTAAAAATTAG
- a CDS encoding histone deacetylase family protein, with amino-acid sequence MLKIAYHDCYAHPLPEGHRFPMEKYTLLPQQLLHEGTLEEDNFFEPHPAEDGILGLTHAEDYIEKLNKLQLDRKEIRRTGFPLSKELIAREKTIMQGTIMAAEYSLQHGIAMNIAGGTHHAYSNLGEGFCLLNDNAIAANYLLHTNKARRILIVDLDVHQGNGTAEIFQDSEKVFTFSMHGKNNFPLRKENSDLDIPLEDGMGDEEYLDILKYNLPKLINQHKPDFIFYQCGVDILASDKLGRLSLSIDGCKERDRFVLESCHEKGIPITCSMGGGYSEEIRVIIEAHANTYRLAQDIFF; translated from the coding sequence ATGCTAAAGATTGCATACCACGACTGTTATGCACACCCGCTTCCCGAGGGACATCGTTTCCCAATGGAGAAGTACACCCTTTTACCTCAACAGCTACTTCATGAAGGCACCCTTGAGGAGGATAATTTTTTTGAGCCTCATCCCGCCGAAGATGGCATTCTCGGGTTAACTCATGCGGAAGATTACATAGAAAAACTTAACAAGCTACAGCTAGATCGAAAAGAAATAAGAAGAACAGGATTTCCCCTTAGCAAAGAACTAATTGCACGCGAAAAGACCATAATGCAAGGAACTATTATGGCCGCAGAATATAGCTTACAGCATGGAATTGCTATGAATATAGCAGGAGGCACCCATCATGCCTACAGCAATCTTGGAGAAGGATTTTGCTTGTTAAATGACAATGCAATTGCAGCCAACTATTTGCTCCACACAAATAAAGCTAGACGAATACTAATCGTTGACCTGGATGTACATCAAGGAAATGGTACTGCCGAAATATTTCAAGATTCCGAGAAGGTTTTCACTTTTTCTATGCATGGAAAAAACAATTTCCCATTGCGAAAAGAAAATTCCGACCTAGACATCCCACTAGAAGATGGTATGGGTGATGAGGAGTATTTAGATATATTGAAATACAACTTGCCCAAACTTATAAACCAGCATAAACCCGACTTCATATTTTATCAATGCGGAGTGGATATATTGGCTTCAGACAAATTGGGCCGGCTGTCCTTAAGCATAGATGGTTGCAAAGAACGCGATCGCTTTGTTTTAGAATCCTGCCATGAAAAAGGAATTCCAATAACCTGTTCTATGGGAGGTGGATATTCTGAGGAGATCAGAGTAATTATCGAAGCCCACGCTAATACCTACCGTTTAGCACAAGACATTTTTTTCTAG
- a CDS encoding DUF819 family protein has protein sequence MPLFTNDAIVLGILMGLLGLVFYTSSSKNPFWQKFYKVIPALLLCYFLPAIFNSLGIISGEESNLYFVASRYLLPAALILLCIAIDLKSIINLGPKALIMFFTATLGIVIGGPIALAIVGSFAPEAVGGEGANAIWRGLATVAGSWIGGGANQTAMKEIYGASDTLFSAMIVVDVFVANLWMAFLLYGAGKSDAIDKKLKADNSAIAELKKKVEDYQAQITKTPTTGNIMILFALVFIGVGLSHWFSDLVAPGLDAFISNKIAGNPDSGWKFLTSLGSGFFWIVVIATTVGVAFSFTPIRKMEGYGASKYGSIFIYILVATIGMKMDIGELISQWQVFKFLILVGLIWMLIHVSILLGVAKLVKAPFFFVAIGSQANVGGAASAPVVASAFAPALAPVGVLLAVLGYALGTFGAILCATLLQTVAL, from the coding sequence ATGCCACTTTTTACCAACGACGCTATTGTTTTAGGAATTTTAATGGGATTACTCGGTTTGGTTTTTTACACATCGAGTTCGAAAAACCCTTTTTGGCAGAAGTTCTACAAGGTAATTCCAGCTCTTTTACTTTGCTATTTTCTCCCCGCCATTTTTAATAGCCTTGGCATTATATCTGGGGAGGAATCGAACTTGTATTTTGTTGCCAGTAGATATCTTTTACCAGCAGCCCTTATTTTACTTTGCATAGCCATAGATCTAAAATCTATAATAAACCTGGGCCCAAAGGCCTTAATAATGTTCTTTACCGCAACCTTGGGTATCGTAATTGGAGGTCCTATAGCTCTTGCCATAGTTGGTAGTTTTGCCCCAGAGGCAGTAGGCGGTGAAGGTGCCAATGCAATTTGGAGAGGTCTCGCCACTGTTGCGGGCAGCTGGATTGGTGGAGGAGCAAATCAAACCGCCATGAAAGAGATTTATGGCGCAAGCGACACCCTGTTTTCTGCCATGATAGTGGTAGATGTTTTTGTGGCCAACCTTTGGATGGCTTTCCTTTTATACGGAGCTGGAAAAAGTGACGCCATTGATAAAAAATTAAAGGCCGATAATTCTGCAATTGCAGAGCTGAAGAAAAAAGTAGAAGACTACCAGGCTCAGATAACCAAAACCCCTACCACGGGTAATATCATGATATTATTTGCCTTGGTATTTATAGGCGTTGGGCTTTCGCATTGGTTTTCTGATTTGGTAGCACCCGGGCTCGATGCATTTATCAGCAATAAAATTGCAGGAAACCCAGATTCGGGATGGAAGTTTCTAACATCGCTGGGCTCTGGATTCTTCTGGATTGTGGTAATTGCCACCACCGTTGGAGTCGCGTTTTCCTTTACACCCATTAGAAAAATGGAAGGGTATGGCGCAAGCAAATACGGAAGTATCTTCATTTACATATTGGTAGCCACCATTGGTATGAAAATGGACATTGGTGAGCTTATTTCTCAGTGGCAGGTATTTAAATTTTTAATTCTAGTTGGATTAATCTGGATGCTTATTCATGTATCCATCCTTTTAGGGGTAGCCAAACTTGTGAAAGCACCATTCTTCTTCGTAGCTATTGGCTCACAAGCCAATGTGGGTGGAGCCGCTTCTGCACCAGTAGTTGCATCTGCATTTGCACCCGCTTTGGCACCGGTTGGGGTTTTACTTGCAGTTTTGGGCTATGCTTTGGGAACATTTGGCGCAATTCTTTGTGCTACTTTGTTACAAACCGTTGCACTGTAA
- a CDS encoding ATP-binding cassette domain-containing protein — MLEIRGLKYSYAKERVIQYPEFMVSNGEILRVNGPSGSGKSTLLQLLAGLITGYSGDIFFAGRAYSDYKKPLFKSGKLGYVAQTPLLLKNMPINFSFGLDNWKLKTSEDREWIAEMITIFKMEKELNKYPDELSLGQAMRAQIISVFANAHRLLLLDEPTASLDDDNVEGFMQLLKLYQSKFNPVVVMVSHDNRVRGYSNSIEL; from the coding sequence ATGCTAGAAATTCGAGGATTAAAATATTCGTATGCAAAAGAAAGGGTAATTCAGTACCCAGAATTTATGGTAAGCAACGGGGAAATTTTGCGGGTAAACGGTCCTTCTGGGTCTGGTAAAAGCACTTTATTACAGCTATTAGCAGGGTTGATTACCGGCTATTCGGGAGATATATTTTTTGCGGGAAGAGCTTATTCCGACTATAAAAAGCCCCTATTTAAATCTGGAAAATTAGGGTATGTAGCCCAAACTCCATTGTTACTCAAAAACATGCCCATTAATTTTTCCTTCGGATTGGATAACTGGAAGTTGAAAACGTCGGAGGATCGCGAATGGATAGCAGAGATGATTACCATTTTTAAAATGGAAAAAGAACTGAATAAGTATCCAGATGAATTGTCTCTTGGACAAGCAATGCGAGCACAAATTATATCGGTATTTGCCAATGCGCATAGACTGCTACTCCTCGATGAACCCACCGCCAGTTTAGACGATGACAACGTGGAGGGTTTTATGCAGTTGCTGAAATTATATCAAAGTAAATTTAATCCAGTTGTAGTCATGGTTTCGCATGATAACAGGGTTCGAGGTTATTCAAATTCAATAGAGCTGTAG
- a CDS encoding ABC transporter permease, with product MRGFKYIQLQIIRNKWSGILVVLFASFAVVLFSLSRELIVKSDEHLNKSVSGVDLVVGAKGSPLQLVLSSLFLIDNPTGNISVGESEKIIANPMVQNVLKMGFGDQIKGYKLVGLEGTASEFFPDLHIGGLKTYELLVGNTAAAQLAIEPGDKLHAHHGSDNGKEHEDEFVVKATLPSCNCPRDIGFFTSMETIYGMHPNAPREYTSLLISTKTPLAKLQLPRIINNNSNLQAALPSIEVDRLKKLSAGAYEILNALSYLFFVVCGLALLAAIMARLRDVQRDFALLFFRGFNKSRVIGLFLAENVVLLVIGYGLGLIAYAGLIYFIGSWIKTSYGVGLNSLPDLSVLLLAAINLLLCCIVAGFIPTVKYLVLPIRKIIQRELK from the coding sequence GTGCGAGGTTTTAAGTACATACAACTACAAATTATCCGTAATAAATGGTCGGGTATACTGGTGGTTTTATTTGCAAGTTTTGCAGTAGTTCTTTTTTCCCTATCCCGAGAGTTAATTGTAAAATCAGATGAGCACCTAAATAAATCTGTCTCTGGGGTGGATTTGGTGGTAGGAGCGAAGGGGAGTCCGCTTCAACTAGTTTTGTCCTCTCTTTTTCTTATAGATAATCCAACCGGCAATATTTCAGTAGGAGAAAGTGAAAAAATTATAGCAAACCCCATGGTGCAAAATGTGCTAAAAATGGGATTTGGGGATCAAATTAAAGGATATAAATTGGTGGGATTGGAAGGGACGGCTTCCGAGTTTTTTCCCGACTTGCACATTGGAGGACTCAAAACCTACGAGTTGTTGGTTGGGAATACTGCAGCTGCCCAATTGGCCATAGAGCCTGGAGATAAATTACATGCGCATCATGGAAGCGATAATGGAAAAGAGCACGAAGATGAGTTTGTGGTCAAAGCAACTCTTCCCTCTTGCAACTGCCCGAGGGATATCGGATTTTTTACCTCCATGGAAACGATTTATGGAATGCATCCCAATGCACCAAGAGAATACACTTCTCTTTTAATAAGTACCAAAACACCCCTGGCAAAGCTTCAGTTACCACGTATTATTAATAATAATAGCAATCTTCAAGCCGCGCTACCAAGTATAGAGGTAGACCGACTTAAAAAGTTAAGCGCTGGTGCGTACGAGATTCTCAACGCATTAAGTTATTTGTTTTTTGTGGTTTGCGGATTGGCATTATTGGCTGCAATTATGGCTCGTTTAAGAGATGTACAAAGAGATTTCGCTCTCCTGTTTTTTAGAGGATTTAATAAGTCAAGGGTTATTGGATTATTCTTAGCAGAAAACGTCGTTCTCCTAGTAATTGGGTATGGGTTGGGGTTAATTGCCTACGCTGGGTTAATTTATTTCATAGGGAGTTGGATCAAAACCAGTTATGGTGTTGGGTTAAACTCTTTACCCGATTTATCGGTATTGCTTTTAGCGGCGATTAATCTTTTACTCTGTTGTATTGTGGCAGGATTTATTCCAACGGTAAAATACCTAGTTCTTCCGATTAGGAAAATTATTCAGCGCGAATTGAAATAA